A single window of Acetohalobium arabaticum DSM 5501 DNA harbors:
- a CDS encoding ABC1 kinase family protein yields MIGFRGLNRRYRHIQRYRKIAEVLIKNGFGYLLDSLDLYQFLPLTRRLKLDNEESEELSRAERLRLVLEELGPTFIKLGQLLSTRQDLIPQEYIKELTKLQDDVPPFSFELVLQQVEEELNQPVDDLFANIEKEPLAAASIGQVHKAVLKNGQQVVIKVQRPEIRDIIETDLDIIFNLAEILDKRVIGDDFLDPVEIASEFNRIIKKELDYQIEGRNTEKFNRNFADEEEIKVPKIYWELSTKKLLVSEYIEGTKLSRIKSEDIDCDYKKIAQIGANSFMKQVLVDGFFHGDPHPGNVLITPEEKVAFIDFGIVGRIDKDTMEEIADLFLAVINRNIDKMVDKLLKLGMLTQKINRRALKRDMGELLDEYYGADLKEIDISRIINQMLNLAFKYRVQLPTDFILLGKALMTVEGIGRDLDPDFNVLAAAKPFAYQLLRKRFHPKRIFTEIFSDAKQLYHFLVHTPKQLERILKLLERQDFKIELRHIGLEELISKLDIITNRLSVSIIVSALIVGSSYIMQTDKGPTLFELPALGLGGYLLAGFFGLWLVISILRSGRF; encoded by the coding sequence ATGATAGGATTTAGGGGGTTAAATCGTCGTTATCGCCATATTCAGCGTTACCGCAAGATTGCTGAAGTATTGATCAAGAATGGATTTGGCTATCTTCTTGATAGTCTGGATTTATACCAGTTCTTACCATTGACCCGCAGATTAAAGCTGGATAATGAAGAATCTGAAGAATTATCTCGAGCAGAAAGGCTGAGGCTGGTATTAGAAGAGTTGGGGCCGACATTTATTAAGTTAGGGCAATTATTGAGTACACGACAGGATTTGATTCCACAGGAATATATTAAAGAATTAACAAAATTACAGGATGATGTGCCCCCGTTTTCATTTGAATTGGTTTTACAACAGGTAGAAGAAGAATTAAACCAGCCAGTAGATGATCTATTTGCTAACATAGAGAAAGAGCCTTTAGCCGCAGCATCGATCGGCCAGGTACATAAAGCTGTTTTGAAGAATGGACAGCAGGTTGTAATTAAGGTACAGAGGCCTGAAATAAGAGATATAATTGAAACTGATCTGGATATTATCTTTAATTTAGCTGAGATTCTGGATAAGCGGGTGATTGGTGATGACTTTTTGGATCCGGTGGAGATTGCTAGTGAATTCAATCGGATTATCAAGAAAGAATTGGATTATCAGATTGAAGGTAGAAATACAGAAAAGTTTAACAGGAATTTTGCAGATGAAGAAGAGATCAAGGTTCCGAAGATATATTGGGAACTGAGTACGAAAAAGCTACTGGTATCCGAATATATTGAGGGAACAAAGTTAAGTAGGATTAAATCTGAAGATATAGATTGTGATTACAAAAAAATAGCCCAAATTGGAGCTAACTCTTTTATGAAACAGGTTTTGGTTGACGGCTTCTTTCATGGAGATCCACATCCTGGAAATGTTCTGATTACTCCTGAAGAAAAAGTAGCCTTTATTGATTTTGGAATTGTAGGACGAATAGATAAAGATACTATGGAGGAGATAGCTGATTTATTTTTAGCTGTAATCAACCGGAATATAGATAAAATGGTTGATAAGTTACTAAAACTCGGTATGTTAACCCAAAAAATTAATAGGCGAGCTTTAAAACGGGATATGGGTGAATTATTGGATGAATATTATGGAGCAGATCTTAAAGAAATAGATATTAGCCGGATTATTAATCAGATGTTGAATCTTGCTTTTAAGTATCGAGTACAGCTGCCTACAGACTTTATTTTATTAGGTAAAGCTTTAATGACAGTAGAAGGAATAGGTAGAGATCTAGATCCAGACTTTAATGTATTGGCTGCAGCTAAACCTTTTGCTTATCAATTATTAAGGAAAAGATTCCATCCTAAGCGTATTTTTACCGAGATATTCAGTGATGCAAAGCAGCTATATCATTTCTTAGTTCATACCCCTAAACAGCTAGAACGAATATTAAAGTTATTAGAAAGACAGGACTTTAAAATTGAGTTAAGACATATCGGCTTAGAAGAACTGATATCCAAATTGGATATTATTACTAACCGATTGTCTGTTTCCATAATAGTCAGTGCTTTAATTGTAGGCTCTTCTTATATTATGCAGACTGATAAAGGACCTACTTTATTTGAACTGCCTGCACTTGGTTTAGGTGGGTATCTGCTGGCAGGATTCTTTGGGCTCTGGCTAGTTATTTCTATTCTGCGGTCCGGTAGATTTTAA
- the ruvB gene encoding Holliday junction branch migration DNA helicase RuvB, translating to MEDRIVSPDENTSDKELDSSLRPKSLNEYIGQEKVKNNLEIFIEAAKGRGEALDHVLLYGPPGLGKTTLANIIAEEMGVNIKITSGPAIERPGDLAAILTNLNPNDVLFIDEIHRLNRMVEEVLYPAMEDFALDIIIGDGPSARSVRLDLAQFTLVGATTKAGQLTSPLRDRFGVISRLKLYSTEELQQIVYRSARVLNVKIDDAGALELAKRSRGTPRIANRLLKRVRDYAQVRADGVITEEVAKAGLEMLEVDELGLDDIDRKMLQTLINKFGGGPVGLNTLSAAVGEEEATIEDVYEPYLLQIGYLQRTPRGRVATKLAYEHLDLDYKEE from the coding sequence ATGGAGGATAGAATTGTATCGCCTGATGAGAATACATCAGATAAAGAACTGGATTCAAGTCTACGGCCTAAAAGTCTGAATGAATATATAGGACAGGAAAAGGTAAAGAATAATTTAGAGATATTCATTGAAGCAGCAAAAGGTAGAGGAGAAGCGCTGGACCATGTCTTATTATACGGGCCGCCAGGGCTAGGTAAGACAACATTAGCTAATATAATTGCCGAGGAAATGGGAGTCAATATCAAGATTACTTCTGGACCGGCAATTGAACGGCCGGGAGATTTGGCTGCTATTTTAACTAATTTAAATCCTAATGATGTCTTGTTTATAGATGAAATCCATCGGCTTAATCGAATGGTAGAAGAGGTTCTTTATCCTGCTATGGAGGATTTTGCTCTGGATATTATTATCGGCGATGGACCTAGCGCCCGGTCTGTCCGGTTGGATCTGGCTCAGTTTACTTTAGTAGGAGCGACTACTAAAGCAGGCCAACTTACTTCTCCTCTGCGGGATAGATTCGGAGTAATCAGCAGACTGAAGCTATATAGTACAGAAGAATTACAGCAGATAGTCTACCGTTCAGCCCGGGTATTGAATGTGAAGATAGATGATGCTGGTGCTCTGGAACTGGCTAAACGCTCGCGAGGGACGCCAAGGATTGCTAACCGGCTATTGAAGCGAGTCAGGGATTATGCTCAAGTTAGGGCTGATGGGGTGATTACTGAAGAGGTAGCTAAGGCAGGACTGGAGATGTTAGAAGTAGATGAGTTAGGTTTGGATGATATAGACCGCAAAATGCTGCAAACATTGATCAATAAATTCGGCGGCGGTCCTGTTGGATTGAATACTCTATCTGCTGCTGTTGGTGAAGAAGAAGCAACTATTGAGGATGTTTATGAGCCTTACCTGTTACAGATTGGTTATCTCCAGCGGACTCCCCGTGGCAGAGTAGCTACTAAGTTAGCATATGAACATTTAGACTTAGATTATAAGGAGGAGTAA
- the yajC gene encoding preprotein translocase subunit YajC — translation MNIVMSILPWVAIFGIFWFLFIRPQKKKQQEHEDMVDNLEVGDEIITIGGIKGKITKIDGDEFRLKISPEVEVEVIRNAVGRLAGDESEENNDE, via the coding sequence ATGAATATTGTAATGAGCATTTTACCTTGGGTAGCTATCTTTGGTATCTTTTGGTTTTTATTCATTAGACCCCAGAAAAAGAAGCAGCAGGAACATGAAGATATGGTTGATAATCTTGAAGTAGGAGATGAAATTATAACTATCGGTGGTATTAAGGGTAAGATAACTAAAATTGATGGTGATGAATTTAGATTAAAAATTTCACCTGAAGTCGAGGTTGAAGTAATTAGAAATGCTGTCGGTCGTTTAGCTGGTGATGAATCTGAAGAAAATAATGATGAATAA
- the secD gene encoding protein translocase subunit SecD, with protein MTRKNKKLLKIVGIMAAVIIAAYFLLPINEAINLGLDLQGGTHVVLEAEPTEQSKVTNDSMQRVISVINRRVNQMGLTEPVIQREGDRRIIVELPGVENPNQAIETIGKTAQLKFKDPNGEVVMTGGHLVDAQATYGTQFNQPVIQFELDSVGKDKFAQLTKKHVGERIAIHLDEELLTNPQVQDPIPGGEGIITGYETLEEAQEDALLLRAGALPMPVKVIQNRTIGPTLGARSIDQSITAGLIGLALVALLMIILYRLSGAVATVALGIYGVIVMGTLAGLNATLTLPGIAGLILSIGMAVDANIIIFERVKQELGAGKTKRAAIKSGFERAYKTIFDANVTTLITAGILAYFGTGTIRGFAVTLSIGILASMFTAIVVTRTLVDLLLDANLLKGQNAFGRVRR; from the coding sequence ATGACGCGGAAGAATAAGAAACTGCTTAAAATAGTAGGGATTATGGCTGCAGTAATTATAGCTGCTTATTTTTTACTTCCGATTAATGAGGCTATTAATTTAGGTCTTGATTTACAAGGAGGAACCCATGTAGTTTTGGAAGCAGAGCCTACAGAACAAAGTAAAGTAACTAATGATTCTATGCAGCGGGTAATTAGCGTTATTAATCGCCGAGTTAATCAGATGGGCCTTACAGAACCGGTAATTCAGCGAGAAGGCGACCGCAGGATTATTGTCGAACTGCCTGGGGTAGAGAACCCAAATCAGGCGATTGAGACTATTGGCAAGACAGCCCAATTAAAATTTAAAGATCCAAATGGAGAAGTGGTAATGACAGGTGGACATTTGGTTGATGCTCAAGCTACCTACGGGACTCAATTTAACCAACCAGTAATTCAGTTTGAATTAGATAGTGTCGGTAAAGATAAGTTTGCTCAATTGACTAAAAAGCATGTAGGAGAGCGAATTGCTATTCATCTTGATGAAGAATTATTGACCAATCCTCAGGTTCAGGACCCAATCCCTGGAGGTGAAGGAATTATTACCGGGTATGAGACATTAGAAGAGGCTCAAGAGGATGCTTTATTATTACGGGCTGGTGCATTACCTATGCCGGTTAAAGTAATTCAAAACAGAACTATTGGGCCTACTTTAGGAGCTCGGTCTATTGATCAGAGTATTACTGCTGGCTTAATTGGTCTTGCTTTAGTAGCTTTATTGATGATAATCTTGTATCGTTTATCCGGGGCAGTTGCGACAGTTGCGTTAGGAATCTATGGTGTGATTGTAATGGGAACTTTAGCTGGCTTGAATGCAACTTTGACGCTACCGGGAATTGCTGGTTTGATTCTGTCTATTGGTATGGCTGTAGATGCTAATATTATTATCTTCGAGCGGGTTAAACAGGAGTTAGGAGCAGGAAAGACTAAAAGGGCTGCTATTAAATCAGGATTTGAGCGTGCGTATAAGACAATCTTTGATGCTAATGTAACTACTTTAATTACAGCAGGTATTTTAGCTTATTTTGGTACTGGTACAATTAGAGGATTTGCGGTTACATTAAGTATAGGTATTTTAGCCAGTATGTTTACAGCAATTGTTGTAACTAGAACATTAGTTGATCTATTGTTAGATGCTAATTTATTAAAAGGTCAGAATGCTTTTGGCCGGGTAAGGAGGTAA
- a CDS encoding DUF456 domain-containing protein translates to MSKVLIIVAVIIGVLGTLLPGLPGTPIILIAGIIYGWLNGFQVISLQLVFWLVVLSLVAEFLEYIISGFSAKRFGGSKYSILGLLIGALIGAIILGPLGILAGMFLGSIIVELILGKEVNSAVKTGIGAIIGAIGGSIFSFLISLLMAGLLLSRVFY, encoded by the coding sequence ATGAGTAAAGTATTAATCATAGTAGCAGTTATAATTGGAGTTTTAGGAACCCTTCTTCCTGGGCTACCTGGAACTCCAATTATACTTATAGCCGGTATAATTTATGGTTGGCTAAATGGCTTTCAAGTTATTTCTCTACAATTGGTCTTTTGGTTGGTAGTACTTAGTTTAGTGGCTGAATTTCTGGAGTATATTATAAGCGGCTTTAGCGCTAAAAGGTTCGGCGGTAGTAAATATAGTATTTTGGGACTACTTATTGGAGCTTTAATAGGAGCAATTATACTAGGTCCCTTAGGAATTCTGGCGGGAATGTTTTTAGGTAGTATTATTGTAGAATTAATATTAGGGAAAGAAGTTAATTCAGCTGTTAAGACGGGAATAGGGGCTATAATAGGTGCTATAGGAGGTTCAATATTTTCATTTTTAATTTCTCTATTGATGGCTGGTTTATTATTAAGTAGAGTGTTTTATTAG
- a CDS encoding HD domain-containing protein — MSILEKIKEASQVTAYIKKADEHLKNIGFTEHSFRHANLVAETAENILKKLDYSSEMAELAGAAGYLHDIGNVVNRQNHAQSSAVLASQILTDLGLDYDKIATIMGAIGNHDEGEGQPVNNIAAALIIADKSDVHWTRVRNDDYSTFDIHDRVNYAVQQSCIEIDRTEKMITLDLEIDTEISTVMEYFEIFLTRMVMCRQAAEVLGCDFQLIINEVELL; from the coding sequence ATGAGTATTTTAGAAAAGATCAAGGAAGCTTCTCAGGTTACTGCTTATATAAAAAAGGCTGATGAACATCTTAAGAATATCGGTTTTACAGAACATAGTTTTCGCCATGCTAATCTAGTGGCTGAGACTGCGGAAAACATCTTAAAGAAACTGGATTATTCTTCGGAAATGGCTGAATTGGCTGGGGCAGCCGGTTACTTACATGATATCGGAAATGTGGTTAATCGCCAGAATCATGCCCAGTCCTCAGCTGTATTGGCTTCACAGATTTTAACTGATTTAGGTTTAGATTATGATAAGATAGCTACAATTATGGGGGCGATCGGAAATCATGATGAAGGAGAAGGTCAGCCGGTTAATAATATTGCTGCTGCCTTAATAATTGCTGATAAATCAGATGTCCACTGGACTAGAGTCAGAAATGATGATTATTCTACTTTTGATATTCATGATCGGGTCAATTATGCTGTTCAACAGTCTTGTATTGAGATTGATAGGACAGAAAAGATGATTACGCTTGATTTAGAGATTGATACTGAAATAAGTACTGTTATGGAATACTTTGAAATCTTTTTAACCCGGATGGTAATGTGCCGTCAGGCAGCAGAGGTTCTTGGGTGTGATTTTCAATTGATTATCAATGAAGTAGAACTCCTTTAG
- the tgt gene encoding tRNA guanosine(34) transglycosylase Tgt, with the protein MTFEYTLQKESTDTKARCGEFTTPHGKIETPVFMPVGTKATVKTMSPEELEEIDTQIILGNTYHLYLRPGHDLIEEAGGLHEFMNWNGPILTDSGGFQVFSLADRREISEEGVEFQSHLDGSKEFISPEKSIEIQMGLGADIIMAFDECPAHSAEKEYIKESLELTTRWAKRCQQAHTRDDQALFGIIQGGMHRDLREQSAEEITALDFPGYAIGGLSVGESKELMHEVLDYAPDLLPADKPRYLMGVGTPQDLFEGVMRGIDMFDCVFPTRIARNGAVFTSQGRITIRNATYKRQFTSLDPECDCYVCQNYTRAYIRHLIKRNEILGLRLTTYHNLYFLNDLMAKMRQAIFAEELFEFRENFYRKYGLEL; encoded by the coding sequence ATGACCTTTGAATATACATTACAGAAGGAATCAACTGATACTAAAGCCCGCTGTGGAGAGTTTACTACACCCCACGGCAAGATAGAGACACCGGTCTTTATGCCGGTGGGTACTAAGGCTACTGTTAAGACTATGAGTCCGGAGGAGTTAGAAGAGATTGATACGCAGATTATTTTAGGGAATACCTATCATCTCTACCTGCGGCCGGGCCATGATTTAATAGAAGAAGCTGGCGGTCTACATGAATTTATGAACTGGAATGGGCCGATTCTTACTGACAGCGGCGGATTTCAGGTCTTTAGCTTAGCCGATAGAAGGGAGATTAGTGAAGAAGGAGTGGAGTTTCAGTCCCATCTCGATGGTTCCAAGGAGTTTATCAGTCCCGAAAAATCTATTGAGATTCAGATGGGTCTGGGAGCAGATATTATTATGGCCTTCGATGAATGTCCGGCCCATTCCGCCGAGAAAGAGTATATCAAAGAATCATTAGAGCTGACTACCCGCTGGGCTAAAAGATGCCAACAGGCCCATACTAGAGATGACCAAGCTTTATTTGGTATTATACAGGGCGGTATGCATCGTGATTTAAGGGAGCAGAGTGCTGAAGAGATTACAGCTCTGGACTTTCCAGGCTATGCTATTGGTGGACTCAGTGTAGGTGAGTCAAAAGAATTAATGCATGAAGTACTGGATTATGCACCAGATCTTCTTCCAGCAGATAAGCCGCGCTACTTAATGGGAGTTGGAACTCCTCAGGATCTCTTTGAGGGAGTAATGCGCGGAATCGATATGTTTGACTGTGTCTTTCCTACCCGTATTGCTCGAAATGGTGCTGTATTTACTAGTCAGGGGCGGATTACTATTCGTAATGCAACTTATAAGCGGCAATTTACTTCTCTAGATCCTGAATGTGACTGTTATGTCTGTCAGAATTATACTAGAGCTTATATTCGGCATCTAATCAAAAGAAATGAGATTTTGGGATTGAGGTTAACTACTTATCATAATCTTTACTTTTTGAATGATTTGATGGCTAAAATGAGACAGGCTATCTTTGCAGAGGAATTATTTGAATTTAGAGAAAATTTTTATCGGAAGTATGGTTTAGAATTATAG
- the ruvA gene encoding Holliday junction branch migration protein RuvA, with amino-acid sequence MIAHLTGELVLKEEARIVIDVQGVGYEVMIPTSVQNRLPNIGEDIKVYTHTYVREDRFVLYGFLQLSELELFGKLLKVSKVGPKVAVSILSTLNAREFKLAVAKEDIEVLKEVKGIGKKTAQRLILEMKGKIDLDRIMEEEESSQSVDGIEREEAVEGLMNLGYNIQEAREAVTEACKGVDEAAGVEEVIKLALQKFGQND; translated from the coding sequence ATGATAGCACATCTTACAGGGGAGTTAGTCCTAAAAGAGGAAGCACGGATTGTCATTGATGTTCAAGGAGTAGGTTATGAAGTGATGATTCCTACTTCAGTGCAGAATCGTCTGCCGAATATAGGAGAGGATATTAAAGTATATACCCATACCTATGTGCGGGAAGATAGATTTGTCTTATATGGTTTTTTACAGCTGAGCGAACTGGAACTATTCGGAAAACTATTAAAGGTTTCTAAAGTTGGACCTAAAGTAGCAGTCAGTATTCTATCCACTTTAAATGCTAGAGAATTCAAACTGGCAGTGGCTAAGGAGGATATTGAGGTTTTAAAAGAGGTTAAGGGTATCGGCAAAAAGACAGCCCAGAGATTAATTCTGGAGATGAAGGGTAAGATTGATTTAGATCGGATAATGGAAGAAGAGGAAAGCAGTCAATCAGTTGATGGTATAGAGCGAGAAGAAGCAGTAGAAGGCTTGATGAATTTAGGTTATAATATTCAAGAGGCTCGTGAGGCAGTAACTGAGGCCTGTAAAGGTGTAGATGAAGCTGCTGGAGTGGAAGAAGTTATTAAATTGGCTTTACAGAAATTTGGTCAAAATGATTAG
- the lepB gene encoding signal peptidase I gives MQITKQEVREFFESVVIAGVLAFFIITFVAQSFVVQGESMEPTLHNGERLFVDKVSYRFSNPDRGDIIVFSPQGSPGRKYIKRVIGLPGDKVMIRDKKVYVNGTSIKEDYTLEETLGNFGPYHVPQDHLFVLGDNRNNSADSRYTSLVGFVSYSDIEGRAFWVYWPLDEMRIIDHEEYKRIN, from the coding sequence ATGCAAATTACTAAACAAGAAGTTAGAGAATTCTTTGAATCAGTAGTAATTGCTGGTGTTCTGGCTTTTTTTATTATTACTTTTGTGGCCCAGTCTTTTGTAGTTCAGGGTGAATCGATGGAGCCGACCTTACATAATGGAGAACGATTATTTGTTGATAAAGTTTCTTATCGGTTTAGTAATCCTGACCGAGGAGATATTATTGTCTTTAGCCCTCAGGGTTCACCGGGCAGGAAGTATATCAAGCGGGTAATCGGCTTGCCGGGCGATAAGGTGATGATTAGAGATAAGAAGGTATATGTTAATGGAACTTCAATTAAAGAAGATTATACTTTAGAAGAAACACTGGGAAATTTTGGTCCCTATCATGTACCTCAAGATCATTTATTTGTGTTAGGGGATAATCGTAATAATAGTGCTGATAGCCGTTATACCTCTTTAGTCGGGTTTGTATCTTATAGTGATATTGAAGGAAGGGCTTTCTGGGTTTATTGGCCGCTGGATGAAATGAGAATTATCGATCATGAAGAGTATAAAAGAATAAATTAA
- a CDS encoding phasin family protein — protein MFELFKKTMVTGLGAMLFTKEKAEELVNELVEQGRINRQEAEEIIEDLVAEIEKESNETKNRMKQELRGLLDKMGLKNDEEITKLKGEIKDLELELEALKEEVEELKANKDSGKENAITEIDDE, from the coding sequence ATGTTTGAGTTATTCAAAAAAACGATGGTTACTGGTTTGGGAGCTATGTTATTTACTAAAGAGAAAGCAGAAGAGTTAGTAAATGAATTAGTCGAACAGGGCCGAATTAATAGACAAGAAGCAGAAGAAATCATAGAGGATTTAGTAGCTGAGATTGAAAAAGAATCCAATGAAACTAAGAATAGAATGAAACAGGAGTTAAGAGGACTTTTAGATAAAATGGGTTTGAAGAATGATGAAGAGATTACTAAATTAAAAGGAGAAATTAAGGATTTAGAATTAGAATTGGAAGCTTTGAAAGAAGAAGTTGAGGAATTAAAAGCTAATAAAGATTCTGGAAAAGAAAATGCAATAACGGAGATTGATGATGAGTAA
- the queA gene encoding tRNA preQ1(34) S-adenosylmethionine ribosyltransferase-isomerase QueA, with the protein MKVSDFDYDLPEELIAQQPAEPRDESQLMVLDRKTGEIKERIFKKIIDLIEPGDTLVLNNTEVIPARLYGKKEKTGGKVEFLLLTETELDTWEVLVRPGRKVKIGTRVVFGDNDLIAEVKDRTDFGGRVVEFEYKGVFAEVLDKLGEMPLPPYITKELEERNQYQTVYAQKKGAAAAPTAGLHFTEEVLEQLEEKGVNIAAITLHVGLGTFRPVRADEVEEHDMHAEYYEVTDKAADTINQTKESGGRIIAVGTTVTRTLETVGNKEGYVEADKGWTDIFIYPGYEFKVIDGLLTNFHLPESTLIMMVTAFAGYDKVMAAYQEAIDKEYRFYSFGDAMLII; encoded by the coding sequence ATGAAAGTATCAGACTTTGACTATGATTTACCAGAAGAGTTAATTGCTCAACAGCCGGCTGAACCAAGAGATGAGTCTCAGTTGATGGTTTTGGATCGAAAGACTGGTGAAATAAAAGAAAGAATTTTTAAGAAGATTATTGATCTTATAGAACCAGGAGATACTCTAGTCTTAAATAATACCGAAGTAATTCCAGCCCGATTATATGGTAAGAAAGAAAAGACTGGAGGCAAGGTTGAGTTTCTATTATTAACAGAAACTGAATTGGATACCTGGGAGGTTTTAGTTAGACCGGGTAGAAAGGTTAAAATCGGCACTAGAGTAGTATTTGGAGATAATGACTTAATAGCAGAAGTTAAAGATAGAACTGATTTCGGCGGCAGAGTAGTTGAATTTGAGTATAAGGGCGTCTTTGCTGAAGTGTTGGATAAATTAGGAGAGATGCCGCTGCCGCCCTATATCACCAAAGAATTAGAAGAAAGAAATCAATATCAGACAGTTTATGCCCAGAAGAAAGGAGCAGCAGCTGCTCCTACAGCCGGTCTTCATTTTACTGAAGAGGTTCTGGAACAGTTAGAAGAGAAAGGAGTAAATATTGCTGCTATTACACTTCATGTAGGCTTAGGTACCTTTCGGCCTGTTAGAGCTGATGAGGTAGAAGAACATGATATGCATGCGGAGTATTATGAAGTTACTGATAAGGCAGCAGACACTATCAATCAGACTAAAGAGTCTGGCGGACGAATTATTGCTGTAGGGACTACAGTAACAAGAACTCTAGAGACTGTCGGTAATAAAGAAGGCTATGTTGAAGCAGATAAAGGATGGACAGATATCTTTATCTATCCTGGTTATGAGTTTAAGGTGATTGATGGATTATTGACTAATTTTCATCTGCCAGAATCGACGCTGATTATGATGGTTACTGCCTTTGCAGGCTATGATAAAGTAATGGCAGCTTATCAAGAGGCAATAGATAAAGAATATCGCTTTTACAGCTTTGGAGATGCAATGTTAATTATTTAA
- the secF gene encoding protein translocase subunit SecF, translating into MEIIGKRKIWFIISALIIIVGLGSLVMQGLNLGIDFTGGTLMEFTFDKEVTTGQIREVLAGFDLDKKSVVQNTGEMGILIRTVNLRQDEITEVQSAIKDKYSSAEMLRTEMVGPAIGSELKSKAYWALLIAAIAIVLYISYRFEFKFAIAALMALAHDVLIVIGSFSLVGEEVGSPFIAALLTVVGYSINDTIVIFDRIRETVKYRDKESFADLNNKAVLDTLPRSINTSMTTLVSILAILIFGGATIKPFMLALLIGILSGTYSSIFIASPVLVEIDAWKKRRNSKQTA; encoded by the coding sequence GTGGAAATTATCGGCAAACGAAAGATCTGGTTTATTATTTCAGCTTTAATCATCATTGTTGGATTAGGATCTCTAGTAATGCAGGGGCTTAATCTAGGGATTGATTTTACAGGCGGTACTTTGATGGAGTTTACCTTCGATAAGGAAGTAACTACCGGCCAAATTAGAGAAGTATTAGCCGGATTTGATCTGGATAAGAAGAGTGTAGTTCAAAATACAGGTGAAATGGGAATTTTAATTAGAACAGTAAATTTAAGACAGGATGAAATTACCGAGGTTCAATCAGCAATTAAAGATAAATATTCATCAGCGGAAATGTTAAGAACTGAGATGGTAGGTCCTGCTATTGGATCAGAATTAAAGAGTAAGGCCTACTGGGCATTATTAATAGCAGCAATAGCAATTGTTCTTTATATCAGTTATAGGTTTGAATTCAAATTTGCTATTGCAGCTTTGATGGCTCTAGCCCATGATGTTTTAATTGTGATCGGAAGCTTTTCGTTGGTTGGTGAAGAGGTCGGTAGTCCATTTATTGCTGCTTTATTGACTGTGGTAGGTTATTCTATTAATGATACTATTGTTATCTTTGATAGAATTAGAGAAACAGTTAAATATCGTGATAAAGAGAGTTTTGCTGATTTGAATAACAAGGCGGTATTAGATACCTTACCGCGTTCAATTAATACTTCAATGACAACTTTAGTTTCGATTTTAGCTATTTTAATCTTTGGAGGAGCTACTATTAAACCCTTTATGCTTGCTCTGTTAATTGGAATTTTATCGGGAACTTATTCTTCAATTTTTATAGCTAGCCCGGTATTAGTAGAAATCGATGCCTGGAAGAAGCGCAGGAATTCTAAACAGACAGCTTAA
- a CDS encoding DUF2905 domain-containing protein has product MGAQFSGLGKSLIIIGLLLVAVGAIFTLDLNLPLGRLPGDIRIERENFSFYLPITTSIILSIVLSLLLKFFR; this is encoded by the coding sequence ATGGGGGCTCAGTTTTCCGGGCTAGGGAAGAGTTTAATTATTATTGGTTTGTTGTTAGTAGCTGTGGGAGCCATTTTTACTCTTGATTTAAACTTACCCTTGGGAAGACTGCCGGGCGATATCAGAATTGAACGGGAGAACTTTAGTTTCTATTTGCCGATTACTACTTCGATTATTTTAAGTATAGTTCTATCGCTACTGCTTAAATTCTTTAGATAA